A genome region from Raphanus sativus cultivar WK10039 unplaced genomic scaffold, ASM80110v3 Scaffold0083, whole genome shotgun sequence includes the following:
- the LOC130501039 gene encoding strigolactone esterase D14-like: MSQHNILEALNVRVVGTGDRILVLAHGFGTDQSAWHLILPYFTPTYRVVLYDLVCAGSVNPDYFDFNRYTTLDPYVDDLLNIIDSLGIQNCSYVGHSVSAMIGIIASIRRPELFSKLILIGASPRFLNDEDYHGGFEEGEIEKVFSAMEANYEAWVQGFAPLAVGADVPAAVREFSRTLFNMRPDISLFVSRTVFNSDLRGVLGLVKVPCCVIQTAKDVSVPASVAEYLRENLGGDTKVETLKTEGHLPHLSAPAQLAQFLRRALPR; this comes from the coding sequence ATGAGCCAGCACAATATCCTCGAAGCTCTTAACGTCCGGGTCGTGGGCACAGGCGACCGGATCCTAGTCCTAGCCCACGGGTTCGGCACAGACCAATCAGCATGGCACTTAATCCTCCCTTACTTCACTCCCACGTATAGAGTCGTCCTCTACGACCTAGTCTGCGCCGGCAGCGTCAACCCCGACTACTTCGACTTCAACCGATACACCACCCTCGACCCCTACGTCGACGACCTCCTCAACATCATCGACTCTCTCGGCATCCAGAACTGCTCCTACGTAGGCCACTCCGTCTCGGCCATGATCGGAATCATCGCCTCCATCCGCCGCCCTGAGCTTTTCTCGAAGCTTATCCTCATCGGAGCTTCTCCTAGGTTCCTCAACGACGAGGATTACCACGGCGGGTTCGAGGAAGGGGAGATAGAGAAGGTGTTCTCGGCTATGGAGGCTAACTACGAGGCTTGGGTTCAGGGGTTCGCGCCGTTGGCTGTTGGAGCTGATGTTCCCGCGGCGGTTAGAGAGTTTAGCCGGACGTTGTTTAACATGCGTCCGGACATATCTCTGTTCGTGTCGAGGACGGTGTTCAACAGTGATCTTAGAGGTGTGCTTGGGTTGGTGAAGGTGCCTTGTTGTGTGATTCAGACGGCTAAGGATGTTTCTGTGCCGGCTTCGGTGGCGGAGTATCTACGTGAGAATCTTGGTGGTGATACGAAGGTGGAGACGCTGAAGACTGAAGGGCATTTGCCGCATCTTAGTGCTCCGGCGCAGCTTGCTCAGTTTCTCCGGCGTGCACTTCCTCGGtga